From Nicotiana tabacum cultivar K326 chromosome 15, ASM71507v2, whole genome shotgun sequence, the proteins below share one genomic window:
- the LOC107772042 gene encoding protein PLANT CADMIUM RESISTANCE 7-like, which translates to MYPHINSNGYDQFASKSLEKSSQPYFYPHLLPYGYGMPPTQQLHPPYRSSGSSVYVQRAPIGITKPMQKTTWSTNIFACCRDPKNCLKTCFCPCITSGQIAEIVSEGRTSCMEGVIINFLLCCFCLAAPLYTFYNRVKLRRKFKLEGNGVLDCLTHTLCCYCALCQEYRELHRQGFDPSLGWAENIERQSHAVAVFTVTPPPVQEAMKR; encoded by the exons ATGTATCCCCATATAAACTCGAATGGGTATGACCAATTCGCTTCTAAATCATTAGAAAAATCTTCTCAACCATATTTTTACCCTCATTTATTACCTTATGGGTATGGTATGCCCCCAACACAACAACTTCATCCACCATATAGATCTTCTGGGTCTTCTGTATATGTTCAAAGAGCCCCTATTGGAATAACCAAACCTATGCAAAAGACAACTTGGTCAACCAACATTTTTGCATGTTGTAGAGACCCCAAAAATT GTCTTAAAACATGTTTTTGTCCATGTATAACATCCGGGCAAATTGCAGAAATTGTCAGTGAAGGACGAACGT CATGCATGGAAGGAGTGATAATAAACTTCTTGCTCTGTTGTTTCTGTTTGGCTGCACCTCTTTACACTTTTTACAACAGGGTTAAATTGAGAAGAAAGTTCAAGTTGGAAGGGAATGGCGTTCTTGATTGCCTAACTCATACACTTTGCTGTTATTGTGCATTGTGTCAAGAATATCGTGAGCTTCATCGTCAAGGATTTGACCCTAGTCTTG GATGGGCAGAAAATATTGAGAGACAAAGCCATGCTGTTGCTGTTTTCACTGTCACGCCACCTCCAGTTCAAGAAGCAATGAAAAGATAG